In Bosea vestrisii, the following are encoded in one genomic region:
- a CDS encoding amino acid ABC transporter substrate-binding protein: MITELLKTTALAAGLLLFSLPSAVAGPHLDVLKQRGILKCGTSEGTPGITMPDREGKWTGIYADLCRAIAAAVLGDATKVDFVPTTTVTRFTALQSGEIDVLSRTATVTLTREAQLGLRFAPIWFYDGQAIIVARKLNVSSARQLSGATICVQQGSTSELNLSEYFRTHGMTFSPVTVATLDAVEDAFFSGRCDAYSNDSTPLIGMRLKAERPDDYILLPERLSKEPTALAIRKGDEQFYDVVRWAIFALMEAEEMGVTSANAAELAAKGPPAVKRLLGSEPGLGKALGLDERWVARMITAVGNYGEIFERNLGKGSRIGLDRGQNDLWTRGGQIYALPLR, from the coding sequence ATGATCACGGAATTGCTCAAGACAACGGCGCTCGCAGCCGGCCTGCTGCTGTTCTCTCTGCCATCGGCCGTCGCCGGGCCGCATCTCGATGTCCTGAAACAGCGCGGCATCCTCAAATGCGGCACCTCCGAAGGCACGCCCGGCATCACCATGCCGGACCGGGAGGGCAAGTGGACCGGCATCTATGCCGATCTCTGCCGCGCCATCGCGGCCGCGGTGCTTGGCGATGCGACCAAGGTCGATTTCGTGCCGACGACCACGGTCACGCGCTTCACCGCCTTGCAGAGCGGCGAGATCGACGTCCTCTCGCGCACCGCGACAGTGACCCTGACCCGCGAGGCCCAGCTCGGCCTGCGCTTCGCGCCCATCTGGTTCTATGACGGACAGGCGATCATCGTCGCGCGCAAGCTGAACGTTTCCAGCGCCAGGCAGCTCAGTGGCGCGACCATCTGCGTGCAGCAGGGCAGCACCTCCGAGCTCAACCTCTCCGAATATTTCCGCACGCACGGCATGACGTTCTCGCCGGTGACGGTCGCGACGCTCGATGCGGTCGAGGATGCCTTCTTCTCGGGCCGCTGCGACGCCTACAGCAACGACTCGACCCCGCTGATCGGCATGCGGCTCAAGGCCGAACGGCCCGACGACTACATCCTGCTGCCGGAGCGCCTGTCGAAGGAGCCGACTGCGCTGGCGATCCGCAAGGGCGACGAGCAGTTCTACGACGTCGTCCGCTGGGCGATCTTCGCATTGATGGAAGCCGAGGAGATGGGTGTCACCTCCGCCAATGCCGCCGAGCTCGCCGCGAAAGGCCCGCCCGCCGTCAAGCGCCTGCTCGGCAGCGAGCCCGGCCTCGGCAAGGCGCTCGGACTCGACGAGCGCTGGGTGGCGCGGATGATCACCGCGGTCGGCAACTATGGCGAGATCTTCGAGCGCAATCTCGGCAAGGGCTCGCGCATCGGCCTCGATCGCGGCCAGAACGATCTCTGGACGCGCGGCGGCCAGATCTACGCCTTGCCGTTGCGCTGA
- a CDS encoding threonine synthase, with protein sequence MDCFADRGPEAALPSWVTTSPSLADALISMFDGDRRPLYPQIAPFVAHVDEAGDEPFHYPYEVGYAYERLREGLFASHLGSGLERWAPLLPPLLPGLSCGEGGTPLVPARQAAAWAGLPELLVKDESANPSWSHKDRLSLCTVSAAAAAGAIGTVISSSGNHGASAAAYSARAGLKCIVLCDDAVSLPHARQMRAYGAAVVAMPRAARWPLLDLLSRQPGWYLIGNTAPTHTGHPFGPEGYKTIAYELFLELGRVPAAVSVPTSYGELLFGIGKGFAELKALGLTTSEPMLIAAEPEGGNALGRLWSDVAPATREPSTTIAHGIGSARAGYRGLAALRRSRGYAIPVGDAEISAAQAALTRDGLWSEPASAAGLAALRVWADENVVPEGPIIHISTSCGLKASGRDTSAVPHLAAADWNDLRSALTAVYGLHLD encoded by the coding sequence ATGGACTGCTTTGCCGATCGTGGCCCGGAGGCGGCTCTGCCGTCCTGGGTCACCACCTCGCCATCTCTGGCCGACGCCCTGATCTCGATGTTCGATGGCGATCGGCGCCCGCTCTATCCGCAGATTGCCCCGTTCGTCGCCCATGTCGACGAGGCAGGCGACGAGCCGTTCCACTATCCCTACGAGGTCGGCTACGCCTACGAGCGTCTTCGCGAGGGCCTGTTCGCGTCGCACCTCGGCAGTGGCCTCGAACGCTGGGCGCCGCTGCTGCCACCTCTCCTGCCCGGCCTGTCCTGCGGCGAGGGCGGGACACCATTGGTTCCGGCACGCCAGGCCGCCGCCTGGGCCGGCCTGCCCGAGCTCCTCGTCAAGGACGAGAGCGCCAATCCGAGCTGGAGCCATAAGGACCGGCTGAGCCTGTGCACCGTCAGTGCCGCTGCGGCCGCCGGCGCGATCGGCACGGTCATCTCCTCATCCGGCAACCATGGCGCCTCGGCCGCCGCCTATTCCGCCCGCGCCGGGCTGAAATGCATCGTGCTCTGCGACGACGCGGTTTCGCTGCCTCATGCACGGCAGATGCGCGCCTATGGCGCCGCCGTGGTCGCCATGCCGCGCGCCGCCCGCTGGCCGCTGCTCGATCTCCTGTCGCGCCAGCCAGGCTGGTATCTGATCGGCAACACGGCGCCGACCCATACCGGCCACCCGTTCGGCCCCGAGGGCTACAAGACAATCGCCTATGAACTCTTCCTCGAGCTCGGCCGGGTGCCCGCCGCCGTCTCCGTGCCGACCAGCTACGGCGAATTGCTGTTCGGCATCGGCAAGGGCTTCGCCGAGCTGAAGGCGCTCGGTCTTACCACCAGCGAGCCGATGCTGATCGCCGCCGAGCCCGAAGGCGGCAACGCGCTGGGACGGCTCTGGAGCGATGTCGCACCGGCAACACGCGAGCCCTCCACCACGATCGCTCACGGCATCGGCTCGGCGCGCGCCGGCTATCGCGGGCTCGCCGCCCTGCGCCGGTCCCGGGGCTATGCGATCCCTGTCGGCGACGCCGAGATCTCAGCTGCACAAGCTGCGTTGACGCGGGACGGGCTGTGGAGCGAGCCAGCCTCGGCCGCGGGGCTCGCGGCTCTGCGCGTTTGGGCCGATGAGAACGTGGTACCCGAAGGACCGATCATCCACATCTCGACCTCTTGCGGCCTGAAGGCCAGCGGCCGCGACACCAGCGCCGTGCCGCATCTGGCCGCTGCAGACTGGAACGATCTGCGCAGCGCGCTCACCGCGGTCTACGGACTGCATCTCGACTGA